The Trichoplusia ni isolate ovarian cell line Hi5 chromosome 17, tn1, whole genome shotgun sequence genome includes a region encoding these proteins:
- the LOC113502445 gene encoding tissue inhibitor of metalloproteinase: MLTRWLALALVAASYRLADACTCAPAHPQTHFCNSDFVIVGRVQKTFRGKDFYDAYKLKIRNTYKATPKAKVALQSGRLLTPSQDSLCGVSLQPRETYVITGRVVHLEAHVHLCSFISKWRDVTPRQRKGFRLLYKQACTCKVHMNRRRTKSPNACVTGYDECYERHGICLHDREHRCRWTRAPALTRCLQATRLNSTMT, encoded by the exons ATGCTGACGAGGTGGTTGGCGCTGGCGCTGGTGGCGGCGAGTTATCGCCTCGCCGATGCCTGCACGTGCGCACCCGCGCATCCACAGACACATTTTTGTAACAGCGATTTCG TTATCGTTGGAAGGGTACAGAAAACATTTCGAGGAAAAGACTTTTACGACGCATACAAACTGAAGATCCGAAACACTTACAAA GCGACTCCGAAAGCAAAGGTGGCCCTGCAATCAGGCCGCTTACTCACACCGTCACAAGACTCTTTGTGTGGGGTGAGCCTACAGCCGAGGGAGACCTATGTCATTACAG GTCGAGTAGTTCATTTAGAGGCTCATGTGCATTTGTGCAGCTTTATCAGCAAAtggcgtgacgtcacaccacGTCAAAGGAAAGGATTCCGCCTCCTCTACAAACAGGCTTGCACTTGCAAA GTCCACATGAACCGGCGGCGGACCAAGTCCCCGAACGCCTGCGTGACCGGCTACGACGAGTGCTACGAGCGACATGGCATCTGTCTACACGACCGCGAGCATCGGTGCCGTTGGACAAG GGCTCCCGCTCTCACGCGGTGCCTCCAAGCGACGCGCCTCAACAGCACTATGACTTGA
- the LOC113502449 gene encoding UPF0691 protein C9orf116 produces MSDQKAIEPGKMVPGYCSATCTDKESMRKEIKKPDVKTSDLFVTCNLPKRFEYPHWFNGYGCQESKQHPFYRTTASEYGWYPPGIYSVPSVFYPAGQTFTNRLASAGMYRNYSLNTGMDPVGYQ; encoded by the exons ATGAGTGACCAGAAGGCGATAGAACCAGGAAAAATGGTCCCTGGGTACTGTTCCGCGACCTGCACTGATAAGGAGAGTATGagaaaggaaattaaaaagcCGGACGTTAAGACATCGGATTTATTTGTTACCTGCAACCTTCCGAAGAGATTCGAATATCCTC ATTGGTTCAATGGTTACGGTTGCCAGGAGAGCAAACAACACCCGTTCTACAGAACAACTGCCAGCGAATACGGGTGGTATCCTCCAG GGATATATTCCGTGCCGTCAGTATTCTACCCTGCCGGTCAGACGTTCACGAACCGGCTGGCTTCTGCCGGAATGTACCGGAATTACAGCCTGAACACCGGAATGGATCCCGTGGGATATCAGTAG